Proteins co-encoded in one Montipora capricornis isolate CH-2021 chromosome 12, ASM3666992v2, whole genome shotgun sequence genomic window:
- the LOC138027394 gene encoding histamine H2 receptor-like, translating to MSFRRGAMNSSTTDLIQASQVKASTFLVQFLHEKQQYRSSTYKAGILVNTIILLIAFPFTIALNALVMVAVKVKPRLRVHKSNILLALLASTDFMVGAFVQPTYIVVLIKGLLDHPRPYRVVPILELAIGISAFVSLLHLALISGERYLAMKHSFAYPILVTDTRLLVASALAWILGMMLHATPFVFGKAVTVYVANALVFITSACIAFCHITVYRETRRLGHQIAAQQVTEEARKQFKRNKKAVKLTSIIILLIVMCYLPFGAAVVLVSTMQHQTSLFSIFIASATSILLLNSLFNPILYSVRIRQLRVAMIELTFRTTQVAEAEEIEKRLFGARRAANRIHPG from the coding sequence ATGTCATTTAGAAGAGGAGCCATGAATTCTAGTACAACAGATCTGATCCAAGCAAGCCAGGTCAAGGCCTCAACTTTTCTCGTTCAGTTCCTTCACGAGAAGCAGCAATACCGTTCTTCTACATACAAGGCAGGTATACTCGTCAATACAATCATTCTTCTTATAGCCTTTCCGTTCACGATCGCTCTGAACGCGCTGGTGATGGTCGCGGTGAAGGTCAAACCCCGACTGAGAGTACACAAGTCAAACATACTTCTCGCTTTACTGGCCTCAACTGATTTCATGGTTGGTGCCTTTGTTCAGCCCACCTACATCGTGGTGTTGATAAAAGGACTTCTTGACCATCCACGTCCATATCGTGTGGTGCCAATTCTTGAACTTGCAATAGGCATTTCAGCTTTTGTCTCCCTTCTCCACCTCGCTTTGATTAGTGGTGAACGCTATTTGGCCATGAAGCACTCCTTCGCTTACCCGATCTTGGTCACTGATACTCGTTTACTGGTTGCGTCCGCCTTGGCCTGGATTCTCGGCATGATGCTACACGCCACTCCATTTGTTTTTGGCAAAGCAGTAACGGTGTATGTCGCAAATGCTCTAGTGTTTATCACTAGCGCTTGCATTGCTTTCTGTCACATCACCGTATACCGTGAAACCCGAAGACTCGGACATCAAATCGCAGCCCAGCAAGTTACAGAAGAGGCAAGGaaacaatttaaaagaaataaaaaagcgGTAAAGTTGACGAGCATCATAATATTGCTCATTGTCATGTGTTACTTACCTTTCGGCGCCGCTGTTGTTCTCGTTTCAACGATGCAACACCAAACATCTCTCTTCTCAATATTTATCGCTTCTGCCACGTCGATCCTTCTTTTGAACTCATTATTCAATCCGATTCTTTATTCGGTGAGGATCAGGCAGCTTCGAGTGGCAATGATCGAATTAACATTCAGAACAACGCAAGTTGCTGAAGCAGAAGAAATTGAGAAGCGATTATTCGGAGCTCGAAGAGCTGCGAATAGAATCCACCCAGGCTAA